One genomic window of Candidatus Korarchaeota archaeon NZ13-K includes the following:
- a CDS encoding DUF115 domain-containing protein — protein MPIYLSIAERLGLDVEADRCATKVMDALMRGKRDLTDFLEDLIRGERVLVLGNGPSLREVHPRDEIVIAADAAAYNYFLLTGREPQVIVSDLDGPPEILRMGGVKVVHAHGDNMHRLLSLVPGLEELVATTQVEPTTRVHNFGGFTDGDRAVFLACAAGASSIRLAGFDLGSISDYDIRSGKDIARKREKLKIAGELIGVAMRMGCPLEV, from the coding sequence CTACCTCAGCATAGCTGAGAGGCTCGGGCTGGACGTGGAGGCTGACAGGTGCGCGACCAAGGTGATGGACGCGCTCATGAGGGGGAAGAGGGACCTAACGGACTTCCTGGAGGACCTGATAAGGGGGGAGAGGGTGCTGGTCCTTGGAAACGGTCCCTCCCTCAGGGAGGTCCATCCCCGGGATGAGATAGTGATCGCAGCCGATGCGGCGGCCTACAACTACTTCCTCCTCACCGGGAGGGAGCCCCAGGTGATAGTGAGCGATCTGGACGGGCCCCCGGAGATACTAAGGATGGGGGGCGTGAAGGTTGTGCACGCCCACGGTGACAACATGCACAGGCTGCTGAGCCTAGTCCCAGGACTGGAGGAGCTCGTCGCGACCACGCAGGTGGAGCCCACGACCAGGGTGCACAACTTCGGTGGATTCACCGATGGTGACAGGGCGGTATTCCTAGCTTGCGCTGCCGGGGCGAGCTCGATAAGGTTGGCGGGCTTCGACCTAGGCTCCATCTCTGATTACGACATAAGATCCGGGAAGGACATCGCTAGGAAGAGGGAGAAGCTTAAAATAGCCGGGGAGCTCATCGGTGTCGCGATGAGGATGGGATGCCCCCTGGAGGTATGA